The following are from one region of the Sorghum bicolor cultivar BTx623 chromosome 2, Sorghum_bicolor_NCBIv3, whole genome shotgun sequence genome:
- the LOC8086439 gene encoding uncharacterized protein LOC8086439 isoform X1, whose product MAMPSDWEDRPASGVHLVAHGRRLALPRQQPVQQPVPSDLLQHRRSRLCRRQAPPPKGWLLAHEEEGDRGRVVLRASASNCCWQGGGAGGSCFWLLLRPHASLNAFSGDSMLELVRLNPFGCESRKTALGAVPGALPNAPFVLDRKPPFERAWGWDSLLPVNLVTSLSIYKIYLRQYYIRNHQREGNAAGADDLSLDGDDHGNGLLAALVDKCIKTEDILKLQWKCRAKSFTIDDDVKEVSLVSHKITKHTCEMAQVSGSEFPAAAIAPGIVPCLLCWSCVMNVLLLQSLLWVTLLEISIPMNQIINWLIMAIMRKGAV is encoded by the exons ATGGCCATGCCCAGCGACTGGGAGGACAGGCCGGCGTCCGGGGTTCACCTCGTCGCCCATGGCCGCCGCCTGGCGCTCCCGCGACAGCAGCCCGTACAGCAGCCTGTCCCTTCCGATCTTCTCCAGCACCGTCGCAGTCGCCTCTGCCGCCGGCAAGCTCCTCCGCCAAAAGGATGGCTGCTAGCGCACGAGGAGGAAGGAGATCGAGGGCGTGTAGTCCTGAGGGCATCAGCGTCCAACTGTTGCTGGCAGGGAGGAGGAGCTGGAGGGAGCTGCTTTTGGCTCCTCCTACGCCCCCATGCCTCTCTCAACGCGTTTTCAGGGGATTCGATGCTGGAGCTGGTACGCCTGAACCCCTTTGGTTGTGAGAGCCGTAAAACAGCTCTCGGAGCTGTCCCGGGAGCTCTACCAAACGCCCCCTTTGTCCTCGATAGGAAACCACCATTCGAGAGAGCTTGGGGATGGGATTCCTTACTTCCAGTCAATCTGGTTACTTCTTTATCGATATACAAGATATACCTCCGGCAGTATTACATCCGCAATCATCAAAGGGAAGGCAATGCTGCTGGTGCCGATGATCTCAGTCTCGATGGAGATGATCATGGGAATGGCCTGCTAGCAGCTCTGGTCGACAAG TGTATCAAGACGGAGGATATTCTTAAACTTCAATGGAAATGCCGTGCTAAATCCTTCACTATCGATGATGATGTGAAGGAGGTCTCATTGGTGAGTCACAAAATCACCAAGCACACTTGTGAAATGGCTCAAGTTTCGGGATCTGAATTTCCTGCTGCTGCTATCGCCCCCGGCATCGTACCTTGTTTATTATGTTGGAGTTGTGTGATGAATGTTCTGCTGTTGCAGAGCCTACTAT GGGTGACATTACTGGAGATTTCAATTCCAATGAATCAGATAATAAACTGGTTGATAATGGCAATCATGAGGAAAGGGGCAGTGTGA
- the LOC8086439 gene encoding uncharacterized protein LOC8086439 isoform X2: protein MAMPSDWEDRPASGVHLVAHGRRLALPRQQPVQQPVPSDLLQHRRSRLCRRQAPPPKGWLLAHEEEGDRGRVVLRASASNCCWQGGGAGGSCFWLLLRPHASLNAFSGDSMLELVRLNPFGCESRKTALGAVPGALPNAPFVLDRKPPFERAWGWDSLLPVNLVTSLSIYKIYLRQYYIRNHQREGNAAGADDLSLDGDDHGNGLLAALVDKCIKTEDILKLQWKCRAKSFTIDDDVKEVSLG, encoded by the exons ATGGCCATGCCCAGCGACTGGGAGGACAGGCCGGCGTCCGGGGTTCACCTCGTCGCCCATGGCCGCCGCCTGGCGCTCCCGCGACAGCAGCCCGTACAGCAGCCTGTCCCTTCCGATCTTCTCCAGCACCGTCGCAGTCGCCTCTGCCGCCGGCAAGCTCCTCCGCCAAAAGGATGGCTGCTAGCGCACGAGGAGGAAGGAGATCGAGGGCGTGTAGTCCTGAGGGCATCAGCGTCCAACTGTTGCTGGCAGGGAGGAGGAGCTGGAGGGAGCTGCTTTTGGCTCCTCCTACGCCCCCATGCCTCTCTCAACGCGTTTTCAGGGGATTCGATGCTGGAGCTGGTACGCCTGAACCCCTTTGGTTGTGAGAGCCGTAAAACAGCTCTCGGAGCTGTCCCGGGAGCTCTACCAAACGCCCCCTTTGTCCTCGATAGGAAACCACCATTCGAGAGAGCTTGGGGATGGGATTCCTTACTTCCAGTCAATCTGGTTACTTCTTTATCGATATACAAGATATACCTCCGGCAGTATTACATCCGCAATCATCAAAGGGAAGGCAATGCTGCTGGTGCCGATGATCTCAGTCTCGATGGAGATGATCATGGGAATGGCCTGCTAGCAGCTCTGGTCGACAAG TGTATCAAGACGGAGGATATTCTTAAACTTCAATGGAAATGCCGTGCTAAATCCTTCACTATCGATGATGATGTGAAGGAGGTCTCATTG GGGTGA
- the LOC110432572 gene encoding uncharacterized protein LOC110432572, whose protein sequence is MVGRPPHPPPSSAYLHSFPPLPTSSWAQITAAAVRPPAPGAALTRGALAQEAALTQGDAPASGAELARVAAPARPQGAMPRAHLPGQQQHAPAPTGSQLSPQEPPAAVAAMAVGAGNETGALPAAEVAAADVAGALSGVDVLATAAGPAAMAAGATAAMATRSSPPRLRRPLHTSTQRVPTPPSPPPSSLPGPLLRRIADAEQLLGLPASPEVGAMSSGSAGPCVAHTTVIWHDPVDPLVAQLHYQAGGVQNIRLLVLVVLEPEPMQYSMPAPPSQQQQWDPTALVAALNQMSMNQGGAPWVMDTGATAHMHSHDGILTFRSLPSSPSVIVGDGNSLSVTGQCLP, encoded by the exons ATGGTTGGCCGCCCTCCTCATCCCCCTCCCTCCTCCGCTTATCTCCATTCTTTCCCTCCCCTTCCCACCTCTTCCTGGGCCCAGATCACCGCTGCAGCTGTCCGTCCGCCCGCGCCTGGAGCCGCGCTCACGCGGGGCGCGCTTGCGCAGGAAGCTGCGCTCACGCAGGGGGACGCGCCTGCGTCTGGCGCCGAGCTCGCGCGGGTGGCTGCGCCCGCGCGTCCGCAGGGAGCCATGCCTAGGGCTCACCTGCCTGGCCAGCAGCAGCACGCACCCGCGCCCACCGGCAGTCAGCTCAGTCCGCAGGAGCCGCCTGCTGCCGTCGCCGCCATGGCCGTGGGTGCGGGCAACGAAACTGGTGCCTTGCCTGCGGCAGAGGTCGCCGCTGCGGACGTCGCAGGTGCCCTGTCCGGCGTCGATGTCCTGGCCACGGCCGCAGGGCCCGCCGCCATGGCTGCAGGAGCCACTGCCGCCATGGCAACTCGATCTTCCCCGCCCCGCCTCCGCCGTCCGCTTCACACCTCCACGCAGCGGGTCCCAACTccgccctcgccgccgccctCGTCGCTGCCCGGGCCGCTGCTGCGGAGG ATCGCCGACGCGGAGCAGCTCCTCGGCCTCCCTGCATCACCCGAGGTCGGGGCCATGTCCTCTGGCTCGGCCGGTCCCTGCGTGGCTCACACCACGGTCATCTGGCACGACCCGGTCGACCCGCTCGTGGCCCAGCTTCACTACCAGGCTGGGGGGGTCCAGAACATCCGGCTCCTGGTCCTGGTCGTCCTCGAGCCAGAGCCCATGCAATACTCCATGCCGGCGCCCCcatcgcagcagcagcagtgggaTCCTACTGCCCTGGTTGCTGCTCTAAACCAGATGTCTATGAACCAAGGCGGCGCACCTTGGGTCATGGACACCGGCGCTACTGCCCACATGCACTCCCACGACGGTATCCTTACTTTCCGCTCCCTTCCTTCCTCCCCGTCCGTCATTGTTGGTGATGGCAACTCTCTCTCTGTCACTGGCCAGTGTTTGCCATAA
- the LOC8086440 gene encoding pentatricopeptide repeat-containing protein At3g62890, with product MQFGTPPLSPAARRAPTFHADPAADARQLLGALLPPRPALHHVLQAHARLAVLGLATARALPQLLAALPRLPLAASHSYPLSLFRCASCASAFASNHLLRVLPHPLPLRLFPRLPRRNPHSFTFLLASLSNHLDADPAVAVSIASRLMGAHVHALAVKAGAAGDLYVRNALIHFYGVCGDVAAMRKVFDELPLVRDVVTWNAVLAGYVRAGMVGVAREVFDGMPMRDEVSWSTVVGGYVKEGELEVALGVFKNMVVQGVKANEAAIVTALSAAAQLGLLEQGKFVHEVIKRAGVAMSMNLGAALVDMYSKCGSVAAAKEVFDAMPWRDVFAWNSMICGLATHGLGHDAVQLFEKFVSEGFCPTNITFVGVLNACSRTGLVDEGRWYFKLMAEKYGIESEMEHYGCMVDLLSRAGLVQEAIELIEGMHIPPDPVLWGTVLSACKRHGLVDLGITVGNKLIELDPAHDGYYVLLASIYAKAKKWDEVRKVRKLMSNRGTSKSAGWSLMEAHGIVHKFLVGDMDHKDSVQIYNMLCMIDRRLAEAGYVPDVSSVLHDIGDEEKVHAIKVHSERLAIAYGFIVVEAGSPIRIVKNLSVCGDCHEFSKMVTKVFGREIIVRDGSRFHHMKDGKCSCHDYW from the coding sequence ATGCAGTTCGGAACGCCGCCGCTTTCTCCGGCCGCTCGGCGCGCCCCCACCTTCCACGCCGACCCCGCCGCCGACGCGAGGCAGCTCCTCGGCGCGCTCCTGCCGCCGCGCCCCGCGCTCCACCACGTCCTGCAGGCCCACGCCCGCCTCGCCGTTCTCGGCCTCGCTACCGCGCGCGCCCTCCCGCAGCTCCTCGCCGCACTTCCGCGCCTCCCGCTCGCCGCCTCCCACTCCTACCCGCTCTCCCTGTTCCGTTGCGCCAGCTGCGCCTCCGCCTTCGCGTCGAACCACCTCCTCCGCGTGCTCCCGCACCCGCTCCCGCTCCGCCTCTTCCCGCGCCTCCCACGCCGCAACCCCCACTCCTTCACTTTCCTCCTCGCTTCCCTCTCCAACCACCTCGATGCCGACCCCGCCGTTGCAGTCTCCATCGCCTCCCGCTTGATGGGCGCCCACGTGCACGCGCTCGCCGTGAAGGCTGGCGCCGCGGGCGACCTCTACGTGCGCAACGCGCTCATCCACTTTTACGGCGTCTGCGGAGACGTGGCGGCGATGCGGAAGGTGTTTGACGAGCTGCCACTTGTGCGGGACGTGGTGACGTGGAATGCCGTCCTCGCTGGCTACGTGAGAGCGGGCATGGTGGGGGTTGCGCGGGAGGTGTTCGATGGAATGCCGATGAGGGACGAGGTTTCTTGGAGTACGGTGGTAGGAGGTTATGTAaaggaaggggagctggaggtcgcGCTGGGAGTGTTTAAGAATATGGTGGTGCAGGGGGTGAAGGCAAATGAAGCGGCAATAGTGACAGCACTGTCAGCAGCTGCACAGCTGGGGCTGCTTGAGCAGGGGAAGTTTGTGCATGAAGTGATCAAGAGAGCAGGAGTAGCAATGAGTATGAACTTAGGTGCTGCACTTGTTGATATGTATTCCAAGTGTGGAAGTGTGGCAGCGGCAAAGGAAGTTTTTGATGCCATGCCCTGGAGGGATGTGTTTGCTTGGAACTCCATGATCTGCGGGCTTGCTACCCATGGATTGGGGCATGATGCAGTCCAGCTCTTTGAGAAGTTTGTCAGTGAGGGGTTTTGCCCTACAAACATCACATTTGTGGGGGTGCTGAATGCCTGCAGCCGTACTGGCCTTGTTGATGAAGGGCGGTGGTATTTCAAGCTGATGGCAGAGAAATATGGCATTGAGTCAGAGATGGAGCATTACGGATGCATGGTTGATCTTTTGAGTCGTGCTGGTCTTGTTCAGGAGGCCATTGAATTGATCGAAGGGATGCACATCCCACCTGACCCAGTTCTCTGGGGCACAGTCCTGTCAGCTTGCAAGAGACATGGCCTCGTGGACTTGGGCATAACTGTTGGTAATAAGCTAATTGAACTGGATCCAGCTCATGATGGATACTATGTCCTCCTTGCAAGTATATACGCAAAAGCAAAGAAATGGGATGAAGTCAGGAAAGTTAGGAAATTAATGTCTAACCGTGGCACCAGCAAGTCAGCTGGTTGGAGCTTGATGGAGGCACATGGAATTGTGCACAAGTTTCTAGTAGGGGACATGGATCACAAGGATTCTGTACAGATATATAACATGCTTTGCATGATTGACAGAAGGTTGGCTGAGGCAGGCTATGTACCAGACGTATCATCAGTCTTGCATGACATCGGGGATGAAGAGAAGGTTCATGCCATTAAGGTGCACAGCGAACGGCTTGCAATTGCTTACGGGTTCATTGTTGTTGAAGCTGGCAGCCCAATCCGTATTGTCAAGAACCTTAGTGTGTGTGGCGATTGTCATGAGTTCAGTAAGATGGTGACAAAGGTTTTTGGCAGGGAAATTATTGTGAGGGACGGTAGTAGGTTTCATCATATGAAAGATGGAAAGTGTTCTTGCCATGATTATTGGTGA
- the LOC8081159 gene encoding small RNA 2'-O-methyltransferase translates to MPAAAPTPKAVVHQRFGAKARYTVEEVREAVGGCPGLAPQTRSVYRCALDLPGLSVATPGTFLRKKDAEQAAAQIALDKLGIQPTANIPSTPQEAWDELIARISGFFIDESFLSSTHPLVGHLCVTLRRTGDLIGRIPLPAIAACDVKVNTLCKVIDHRAEFDPLLILSLMYNAAKQSPGVSVSDRNFWIQSEKPYSTEAVDLALERWSGTTHPVEVEAILVPHVLEDELKTVRINLQDNEHYMSYVAAELSASDSSHVLVSRTIGKASSEIRLYFAAPNIHVVSDISKNVLACHGDGDINWQVNKRASYICGQTIYGDALLANIGYTRRDSKLQTEDVNLCTYYRILLGKLPDGNCKMSRDSILAAELPSAYSRFSWKGLSPRDLLCSFCRLQRLPEPQFAVSRISYDTLMSAVSSEERGAPAGSVENQYTNDVRINKENPDLFKCEVNIRSRKQELLLEYSAADTWSKESDAIQNAALKVLIWFNDYFKKLTSKTDKLYLFDCTDGVKIHSNIFLQEFAMCLSVYGKTRGNDSAMCSAVGPFSMDTQKKRLESTAKLTHIEGPDSGVFPSHGSLTCISYTASLVTKDKAKTYLLESRNEFEFEIGTGAVSNQLESCVTQLSVNQTARFVAELPPRDLIMAAAFEVSHDLSNVSIENCFLEFTVKVLQVTEPLEDRMEKALFSPPLSKQRVEFAVRHINELHATTLVDFGCGSGSLLDSLLEHPTTLEKLVGVDISRKGLTRAAKSLHQKLSKKSMMQTNVPTAVLYDGSIMEYDSRLYGFDIGTCLEVIEHVEEDQATLFGNVVLSSFRPTVLIVSTPNYEYNPILQGSAMPSKDDEADESVGPCKFRNHDHKFEWTRAQFQCWATGLAVKHNYSVEFSGVGGSGEEPGYASQIAVFRRMMQGHEAMCLDKGGDQPYELLWEWPNACEEKEIGTDCELGV, encoded by the exons atgccggcggcggcgccgacgcCCAAGGCGGTGGTGCACCAGCGGTTCGGCGCCAAGGCGCGGTACACGGTGGAGGAGGTGCGGGAGGCCGTGGGCGGCTGCCCGGGCCTCGCGCCGCAGACCAGGAGCGTCTACCGCTGCGCGCTCGACCTCCCGGGCCTCTCCGTCGCCACGCCTGGCACCTTCCTCAGGAAGAAGGACGCCGAGCAGGCCGCCGCGCAGATCGCGCTCGACAAG CTTGGTATTCAGCCCACGGCAAATATTCCCAGTACACCCCAAGAAGCTTGGGATGAACTGATTGCTCGCATATCTGGTTTTTTCATAGATGAG AGCTTCCTATCATCTACCCATCCTCTTGTTGGCCACTTGTGTGTGACTCTCAGGAGAACTGGAGATCTCATTGGGAGGATACCTCTGCCGGCTATTGCTGCATGTGATGTGAAGGTCAATACATTGTGTAAAGTGATTGACCATAGGGCAGAATTTGATCCTCTCTTGATTTTGTCATTGATGTACAATGCTGCGAAACAATCTCCTGGAGTCTCTGTTAGTGACAGAAACTTCTGGATTCAGAGTGAAAAGCCCTATTCTACGGAGGCTGTTGACTTGGCACTTGAGCGTTGGTCTGGTACAACACATCCCGTAGAAGTAGAAGCGATTCTTGTTCCTCACGTGTTGGAGGATGAACTGAAGACAGTAAGAATTAATCTACAAGATAATGAACATTATATGAGTTATGTTGCAGCAGAGCTCTCAGCAAGTGATTCCTCTCATGTTCTTGTATCGAG aacaattggaaaagcatccTCAGAGATAAGGCTGTATTTTGCAGCCCCAAATATACATGTTGTTTCTGATATATCAAAAAATGTGCTTGCTTGTCATGGAGATGGTGACATCAACTGGCAAGTAAATAAGCGAGCTTCCTATATTTGTGGCCAAACAATTTATGGAGATGCACTCTTGGCAAATATCGGATACACAAGGAGAGATTCGAAACTTCAAACTGAAGATGTCAATCTATGTACCTATTACAG GATACTTCTGGGCAAGTTACCTGATGGAAATTGTAAGATGTCTAGGGACTCAATTCTTGCAGCGGAGCTTCCATCTGCATACTCTCGTTTTAGTTGGAAAGGCCTCTCTCCACGAGATCTCCTTTGCTCATTTTGTCGCCTTCAGAGGTTGCCAGAGCCCCAGTTTGCTGTCAGTAGGATCTCCTATGATACGTTAATGTCAGCTGTGAGCTCTGAAGAAAGAGGAGCACCAGCAGGCAGTGTAGAAAATCAGTACACCAATGATGTCAGGATcaacaaggaaaacccagaTCTTTTTAAATGTGAAGTGAACATACGTTCACGGAAGCAAGAGCTTTTACTAGAGTATTCTGCAGCTGACACTTGGAGCAAGGAATCTGATGCTATTCAGAATGCTGCATTGAAGGTCTTGATTTGGTTCAATGATTATTTTAAGAAACTAACCTCAAAAACAGACAAACTTTATCTTTTTGACTGTACTGATGGTGTCAAGATACATTCAAATATTTTTCTGCAAGAGTTTGCAATGTGCCTATCTGTTTATGGCAAGACCAGAGGCAATGATTCAGCAATGTGCAGTGCAGTTGGACCATTTTCTATGGATACACAAAAGAAGCGCCTTGAGAGCACTGCAAAGTTAACACACATTGAGGGTCCGGACTCTGGTGTTTTCCCGTCCCACGGATCATTGACTTGTATAAGTTATACTGCTTCCCTTGTGACGAAGGATAAAGCAAAAACATATTTGTTGGAGAGCCGCAATGAGTTTGAGTTTGAGATTGGGACGGGTGCTGTTAGTAATCAGCTTGAATCATGTGTAACTCAGCTGTCAGTGAATCAAACTGCACGTTTTGTAGCTGAACTGCCTCCTAGGGATTTAATCATGGCTGCAGCTTTTGAGGTCTCGCATGACCTCTCTAATGTATCTATCG AGAACTGCTTCCTGGAGTTCACTGTAAAGGTTCTGCAGGTAACTGAACCCTTAGAAGATAGAATGGAGAAAGCCTTGTTCAGTCCTCCATTATCTAAACAAAGAGTTGAATTTGCTGTACGGCACATCAACGAGCTGCACGCTACCACACTT GTTGATTTTGGCTGTGGATCTGGTAGCCTTCTTGATTCATTGTTAGAGCATCCAACCACGCTAGAAAAGCTTGTCGGTGTTGATATTTCTCGAAAAGGACTCACACGTGCAGCAAAG AGCCTTCATCAGAAGCTGAGCAAGAAATCGATGATGCAGACAAATGTTCCAACTGCTGTGCTCTATGACGGATCAATAATGGAATATGATTCTCGCTTATATGGGTTCGATATTGGCACTTGTCTTGAG GTGATCGAACACGTTGAGGAGGACCAAGCAACTTTATTTGGCAACGTCGTCTTGAGCTCATTCCGCCCAACGGTGCTCATTGTTTCCACACCCAACTACGAATACAACCCTATCCTCCAGGGGTCAGCTATGCCCAGCAAGGATGACGAGGCAGACGAAAGCGTTGGTCCCTGCAAGTTCCGCAATCACGACCACAAGTTCGAGTGGACCAGGGCACAGTTCCAGTGCTGGGCTACTGGCCTCGCGGTGAAGCATAACTACAGCGTGGAATTCTCTGGCGTCGGTGGCTCAGGCGAGGAACCAGGCTACGCTTCCCAGATCGCTGTTTTCAGAAGAATGATGCAGGGGCACGAAGCAATGTGCCTGGACAAAGGTGGTGATCAACCTTACGAGCTTCTCTGGGAGTGGCCTAACGCGTGTGAGGAGAAGGAGATCGGCACTGACTGTGAACTAGGAGTCTAG